ATAAGGATAGATTTGAGTTAATTGCCTTTTCTATGGGTGCAGATGAGTCTGATGAAATGCGCGAACGCCTAAAAGGCAGTTTCAATCAATTTATAGACATATCTTCAAAAAGCGATCTTCAGGCTGCTAAGCTGGTAAGAGAGATGAAAGTAGACATTGGAATTGATCTTGGTGGGATTACGCAGAACTCGCGCCCGAGTATTTTTGCTTATCGCGCAGCCCCAATTCAGATTGGCTATCTTGGTTATTTGGGTACTATGGGCGCTCCATATTATGACTACATCATTGCTGATGAGGTCATTATTCCCGCGGAATACAGAGATGCATATTCAGAAAAAATCATCTATCTTCCAAGCTATCAAGCGAACGATCCTAAGCGCGAGATTTCAGATCGGATATTTACTAGAGAAGAGTTTGGAATTCCAAAAGAGTCATTCGTTTATTGTTGTTTTAACAATAATTACAAATTTACCCCATCTATTTTGGATAGTTGGTCAAAGATCCTACTGCAGGTAGGTAAAGGTATCATGCTCCTTCATGCAGAAAGCGATACAGTTAAAAAGAATCTATTGTCTGAATTTAAAGCTCGCGGAATCGATTCCTCTCGAATCTTTTTTGCTGAGCGCCTACCTCGAGCAGAGTATCTATCTCGCTATCGCATAGCAAACTTATTTTTGGATACATCCCCCTACAATGCTGGGACTACTGCAAGTGATGCCCTTTGGGCTGGTCTGCCTGTACTTACCTTCCTCGGAAGAACATTTTCAGCAAGAATGGGTGGAAGTCTATTAAGGGCCATTGGCTTGCCTGAGCTGATTTGTGATTCGCAGAAAGCGTATGAGGACTTAGCAATTGCACTTGGACTAAATCCATCGAGATGTACTGACATCAGAGAGAAATTAGCCGCCAATCGATTGAATACACCTCTATTTGATATCAGAGGATTTGCTGCAAGTTTAGAGCTGGGATTAAGTCAGGCGCACGAAAGACTTTTATGTGACACAGCCCCAGATCATATATTCGTTAATCCATAACAAGATAGGTGATGCTATAAAAGTTCAATTTATTGTAGCTACTAGAGTTAGCCTAGAAGATTTTTATTTAAAGACGGCCACGGGGAAATCTTTAGCGCTATATCAATCTGCTGAGTTGGTAGTGCATGTGTTCCCAGAAAATAAAGCGAGCTTATCTGCAATTTATAACTCGGCAATTGAGCGTTTTGCTAATGAACAGTGCATTCTCGTTTTTGCTCATGATGACCTACACATAACGGATTTTTATTGGATGCATTCTGTCTTCAATGGGCTACAACACTTTGGCATCGTGGGTTGTGCGGGAAATATTAGTAGGATACCTTTTCAGCCATCCTGGGCTTTTAAGAATCTAGATTTTGAATGGGATGCCCCGCAAAATTTGAGTGGTATCGTTGGCCACGGTAAGCAATTCCCCCCAGAGGATTTAGCAGTATTTGGCCCCCCATTTCAGCAAGCCAAGTTGTTGGATGGACTCTTTTTGGCAGCCTTTAGTGATACTCTAAAAAAATCTAATCTTCGATTTGATGAGCGATTTAACTTTCACTTCTACGATATGGATTTTTGTCGTCAGGCAGAGTTGCTTGGAGTGAGTATGGGGACAATCCCTTTATCGTTGGTGCATGAAAGTGGGGGTGGCTTTGGCTCTCAAGGGTGGAACGAGTTATATCAAAAGTATATTGAAAAGTGGGGTTCTTAATGTCACAAACACCTATTCATGACGCCCATAATCCCGACTTACTGAGATTAATTCCGATAACCTCAAAAAGAGTAATTGAGATTGGTTGTAGTTCTGGGGCATTAGCAAGAGAATTTAAGAAAATTGCTCCATCTGCATTTTATTTAGGGGTTGAAATTGAACCTTCTTATGCTGAGTTGGCTAAGCGATATTGCGATGAGGCCTTAGTTTTAAATATTGAGCAAGCCGATGATGTGTTTTGGAATTCTCAAGGGGATAAGGATTGCTGGGTTTTTGGGGATACCCTTGAGCATTTGGTTAACCCTTGGAAAGTACTCGGGCATATCTATCAATGTCTTCCCGTAGGTGGTGTAGTGGTGGCCTGCATTCCTAATGCACAACATTGGTCTGTTCAGGCTAGATTGAGTATTGGCGATTTTCGTTATGAGGATGATGGAATTCTTGATCGAACCCATTTAAGATGGTTCACTAGGCAAACTATTATCGAGATGTTTCATCAGGCAGGCTTTGAGATTCAAGAGGGAGTTCCTCGCATATTTGATGAGCTAGGGCGAGAGCGTTTTTGCCTATGATAGGTGAGATGGCGAAAGCGGCGGGGGCGGATCCGGAAGTTGCGATTTCAGACGCAATCCCACTTCAATATGTTATTCGGGCCATTAAAAAATAAAGGCTACTACTAACTTGTATTGTTAGTCGCTTAAGACTTTAGATCTAGTTTCTGGCAAATACTTAACTGCTATTACAGCGCTAATTGCTAAAAAGATAGTTGGATACCAAAGTCCAGCAATACTATTTCCCCATTGCTGATTTAACCAAGTAACAATAAAAGGTAAAAGACCACCAATCCAACCTGCTGCCACGTTATGCGGAAGAGTTGCTGCGCTATTTCTAGATTTAGCGGGGAATAACTCTGCCAGTAGTGCCGTTTGTGGGCCCACTACTAGTGCGAGTATTCCTGATAGACCAATTAGCGTAAATGCGATGGCTATTGCTGAAGCTGAGCTACCTTCATTTACACCTACGCCGAGGGCTTCCAATAAATGAAAGGCCGGAAGAATGAATAGGGCACCTAATATCAAGCCGGTCAGTACAACCGGTTTTCTGCCCAATCTATCGGAGAGCCAGCCTGCAAAAATAGTCAGCGGTAAGAGAGCAATGGTGGCATAGATACTGAGTTGATCAACCAGTATTGCTGGAATCTGCACTGTTGTTTTTAGAAAGATAGAGGTGTAGACCTGTACGCAGAAAAATAAGATTGCACCGCTTGAGGAAACGCATAGGAAAAGTAACAACATCCTTTTTCGTATTTCTGGATCCTTAAAGTTATTGAGTAATTGCGATTCCGTTTTATGACCTTTTTCGATTAACTCTAAAAACACAGGCGTTTCTTCTAAAGCCATCCTTGCTTTAAAGGCAATTAGCAAAAGCGCAATCGAAATCCAAAATGGCACACGCCAACCCCAAGATTGAAATTCTTCTGGTGATAGCTGGCTTCTGAGTAATGCAATTTGCAAGGTGGAGAACAGAATGCCAAGAGGGCCCATGAGTTGGAGGAAGCTAGTCTTAAATCCCCTGTGCTTGGCACCGGCATGTTCGGTGAGGTAGACGGCACTTCCCCCAATTTCACCGCCAGCAGAGAGCCCTTGAAGCAATCGTAGGGCAACCAACAGGACAGGCGCCCAAATTCCGACCTGAGCATAAGTGGGTAAAAAGCCGACGCTCACAGTTGCCAGCCCCATTAACGCAATGGTGATCATGAAAACGGGTTTACGGCCGATCCGATCGCCCATAGAGCCAAATAGGGCTGCTCCAATAGGTCTAACTACCATTCCAACGCCAAAAGTCGCTAGGCTCGCTAAAAGGGCTGTATTGGGGTTTGCTGAGGGAAAGAAGAGCGGCGCAAAAACGACTGCCAGCGTTGCAAATGTCAGGAAGTCATACCACTCTAAAAAAGTGCCAAAACAGGCTGCTATAGCGACTTTTCGATAGGAGTGGGAATTCTGTTTTGACATTAAGTTATTGATTATATTGTGTTTATTTTATTTCTTGAATATATTTGTTGCACAGCAGCAAAAACTTCTTGATTTGCCCTATCCCTTCAGTTACAGTTTGATGGTGCAGTGCAATATTTAAGGTATCTACAGTTTTCCATCTCTTAAATCGTGTGCTTAATTGACAAGTTGTACCACTTAATTTCTGGAGAAATACATGAACCAAGATCAAATCACCGCTAAATTGTCCCAAATTAACAGCAAAGGCCTCGAGGCTACATTTTCTTTGAGCGAAGCTGCTTTGGAAAATGCTCAAAAATTGGCTGAACTGAACTACGCTGCTTCCAAAGATGTTTTGGTTAACGCTCAAGACGGTATTCAACAAGTATTGACAGCTAAAGATCCTAAGCAAGTTACTGAGATGTTAAATGCTGAAACTTTGCAATCTGCTGGCAACCAAGCTGTTGCTTACCAAAAGAAAGTTAGCAAAGTATTGCGCGATAGTAATAAAGAATTTGTAAACGTAGTTGATGCAAGCATCGACCAGTTGCAAGATGGTTTCCAAGATTGGATCAATACTGTTGCCGCTAATGCACCTGCCGGTTCAGAAACTTTCTTGTCTTCATTCAAGACTGTATACGGTAGCGCATTGCAAGGTTTTGAGCAATTCCGCGCTGCAAGCAAAGAAGCTTTTGCCACCGCAGAAAAAACTGCTGATCAAGCAATCGAAACTGTACAAGGTCAAATCGCTCAAGTTAAGAAAGCTGCTACACCTGCATCACGTAGCCGTAAAGCTGCTTAATTGATTAAGAATTAATTAAGTATTAAGTAATAGATTTAAAACTAAAAACCCCGCCTAGTGCAAACTGGGCGGGGTTTTTAATTATCTAAATTATTCAAAATCTGCAGAGGACTCAATCAGGGGTGGAGATAGATTCTTACTGGGCTTCACGCCTAGTTCCCGCACCTTTTCAGCAGAGCGGATGAGGTTGCCCTTGCCGGTTTTTAGTTTATTGAATGCATCGTGGTAGCTGGTTTGCGCTTGATCTAATCGTTGACCAAGTTTCTCTAAGTCATCTACAAAACCTACAAACTTATCGTAAAGATTGCCGCATTGTTTTGCGATTTCTAATGCATTGCGATTTTGATGATCCTGTCGCCATAAGTGGGCAACGGTTCGTAGCGTCGCCATGAGAGTGCTTGGGCATACCAACACAATATTTTTTGCCAGAGCTTCTTGATATAGGTTGGGCGCCGTCTTTAATGCCAGTAAGAACGCGGGTTCTATCGGTACAAACATTAAAACAAAATCAACAGAGCCTACGCCATAGAGAGAGCTGTAATTCTTCCCTGAAAGGCCTTGAATATGCTGACGCAGTGATTGGATATGCGCCGCTAGTTCTTGCTCAGCAACTGTAGGGTCTGTAGTTTCAGCATGACGGGCATAGGCTGTAATCGATACCTTGCTATCTACAACCAGACTTCTGCCTTCAGGCAGTTTAATTACGACGTCAGGCTGCAGGCGCGAGCCATCAGCTTGGGTGTGGCTGTCTTGCACGAGATACTCTTCGCCCTTGCGAAGGCCAGAGGATTCGAGGATGGATTCCAATACTAGCTCACCCCAATTACCTTGAACCTTGGAGTCACCTTTTAATGCCTGGGTTAAAGAACGTGTTTCATCTGACATGCGCAGATTGAGATTAGCCAAGCGCTCGATTTCACTTTTGAGGGCATGGCGCTCGCGAGCCTCATTGCTATAAGAAGTGCTGACCTGCTCTTTAAATTCAGTGAGTTTGGTTTGCAGGGGTTTTAATAGGGCGTCTAGGCTCGCTGCATTTTGTTCGGTAAAGCGCTTAGACTTGTCTTCCAGGATCTCGTTGGCTAAATTTTTGAACTGATTTGTCAAAGCTTCTTTAGCTTCATTGAGTGATTCAATTCGGCCTAGACCTTGTTTGCGTTCAGAGTCTAGCTCTGCTTCAAGGCGAATCGCATTTTGTAGTGCTTGGTCACGCTCGGTACGTAAGCTGAGTCCTAGGGCAAGCTCTGTTTGAGCTTGCAGCTCAACACGAGCAAGGGTAGAGCGCAGGTTTAACGCATAAACTAAAAGGCCTGCACAAACTCCAAATGGCAGGCCAAATAATAGAAGAGAGCTTAAATCAAAAGTCACAGAGTCAAAGTCTTAACGAAACTCTTGATTAAGCTTTAACGAGTTTTTGAAGTTCGCCAGACTGGAACATTTCGGTCATGATGTCAGAGCCACCAATAAATTCACCATTGATATAGAGCTGGGGAATTGTTGGCCAATTTGCAAACTCTTTAATGCCTTGACGAATGCCAGCATCTTCCAGGACGTTCACGGTATGGAGGTTTTCAACACCACTAGCACGCAAGATGTTGATGGCATTTCCAGAAAAACCGCATTGTGGAAACTGCGCAGTTCCCTTCATAAACAATACAACTGGGTGGCTAGTAACGATTTCTTTAATTTGAGCTTGTGAGTCCATATATATTCTTTCTACTAAGTGTCTACTGCGGCAGTCTTATTGCAAAGACGGTTTGAAAATAAGGTTTTATTGATTTTAAGACTTAATGTGAAAAAAGGTTATTTCAACCTATTTTCTGCCTGAGACGACACGGTAATGGCCGCCCAAATCCAAATGGGTTTGAATATCCTGAAAGTCCGCTTGCTTCATGAGGGCTACAACCGCTTCTGATTGGTCAAAGCCATGCTCAACGGCAAGTAAGCCATTGGTATTTAGATGGTATTTCGCGCCTGAAATAATGTTTTCTAGGCAGGTGAGTCCGTTGCCATGATCAGTTAGGGCGGAAATCGGCTCAAAACGCAGATCGCCTTGACTTAGGTGGTGATCTTGGGATGTGATGTATGGCGGATTACTGAGAATGACGTCAAAAGAGTTATCAGCTTCTATTGCCTCGTACCAGCTTCCCTGAAAAAACTGTACTCGAGACTTCATATTTAAGAGCTTGGCATTTATTTTGGCAATATCTAGGGCTTCCATGGCTTGATCGGTTGCAGTAAGCTGCGCGTCTGGCGCTTCATGCGCAATGGCTAAAGCTATGGCACCCGAGCCCGTCCCTAAATCCAGAATTTTGGTCGGAGTATTCAAGCGTTTGATTTCATGCAAACCAATTTCTACTAAGAGCTCAGTTTCGGGGCGCGGTATCAGTACTCCAGGAGCAACATAGAGCTCAATATTGTGAAAGCCTCTTTTACCAATCAGGTAGGCAATCGGCTCACCCTGGATTCTCTTGGATTCAAGCATTTTCCACTCTTCAAGCGCTCTAGCATTGAGCTCTAGATCATCACGCGATAGCAAAGCAGAGCGTGGAAGTTGGTAATGCTTTTCAAGGATATAAGCCATCAGAATTTTTGTCTCAGCAGGGGAGAGTGCTGAATCGCTCAATAGAGAGCGTAGGCTCAAATCCTGATTCACGGTTTGCGTGATCGCTTAATTGTCACCAAGAGCAGCAAGTAACTCTGCTTGATGTTCAGATGCAAGAGCATTACAAAGATCATCGATATCGCCATCCATCATGGCATCAATTTTATAAAGCGTCAGGTTGATGCGGTGGTCGGTAATGCGACCTTGCGGGAAGTTATAGGTACGAATGCGATCGCTGCGATCCCCTGATCCAACAAGGGACTTCCTGGTCTGTGCCTCAAGCTGATGTTTCTCACGCTCTCTAGCATCCATGATGCGAGAAACCAATACCTTCATGGCTTGTTCGCGATTGCGGTGTTGGCTGCGATCATCTTGGCATTCAACTACAGTGCCGGTAGGTAAGTGAGTAATACGCACGGCAGAATCTGTTTTATTAATATGCTGACCACCGGCACCTGAAGCGCGGAAGGTGTCGATGCGCAACTCTGCGGGATTAATTTTGACTGCCTCAAGTTCATCCGCTTCTGGCATAACTGCCACAGTGCAGGCTGATGTATGAATGCGACCCTGCGTTTCTGTTTGTGGAACACGTTGCACACGATGACCACCAGATTCAAACTTGAGTCGTGAGTAAACAGACTGACCAACGAGGCGAAGAACAACTTCTTTATAGCCACCTAAATCAGATTCAGCGGCACTGACCATTTCTACTTTCCAGCCTTGGCGTTCAGCAAAGCGGCTATACATGCGTAGCAGATCACCAGCAAAGAGTGCACTTTCGTCGCCACCAGTGCCCGCACGAATCTCTAAGAAAACATTACGATCATCGTTTTCATCTTTAGGAAGTAAGAGCTTTTGTAGTGTGCCCTCAAGCTCTTCCATCGTAGCTAAAGCCTGCTTCTGCTCATCATCAGCAAAGTCCTTCATTTCGGGATCTTTGCGCATTTCCTCTGCCGCTTGGGCATCTGCCTCAGCTTGCTTGTAGAGGCCAAACTGCTCTACTACGGTAGCAATATCAGAATGTTCACGCGTGAGCTTCCGATAAGCATCCATGTCTTTGGTTGCTTCTTCGGAGGTTAATAAGGAGTTAAGTTCGGCTAAGCGCGTGTCTAGGTGGTCTAGCTTAGCCCGCATGCTGGGCTTCATCTAATGGTCTTCTGGCTTGGAATGCGAGGCGAATAGTTTGGGTAACAACTTAATCAAGGCGTCACGCTCAGCGCCATTAGAGTGTTGCAGTGCATGGAGTGAGCCATGCAGAAATTTATTAGTCAGGCCTTGTGCCATGGCATTGAGAACTTCTTGTGGATCATCACCACGCATCAAGCGTTTCATCGCACGTTCGAGTTCGAGTTGGCGCAAACGTTCACCTTGCTGCTGAATATCCTGAATTACTGGAACCGCATTACGACCCTGCATCCAATGCATAAAGTTACCAACACGATCTTCGATGATCGCTTCAGCTTGGCTTACAGCCGCTTGACGTAAGTTGGCACCAGTCTGAATCATCATTCCCAAATCATCAACGGTATAGAGATAAATATCATCTAGTCGAGAAATTTCAGGTTCAAAATCTCGCGGCACTGCTAAATCAATCATCACCATCGGCTTGTGGCGACGCTGTTTTAGAGCGCTCTCCACCATACCAAGACCAATAATGGGTAGGGATGAGGCAGTGCTGGAGACAATAATGTCGAACTCATGCAGGCGCCCCGGGAGCTCCGAGAGCTTGAAAGATTCAGCTTCAACGTCTTGCGAGGAAATAGAATCTGCAAGCTCCTGACCGCGCTCAATAGTGCGGTTAGCAATCGCCACATTCTTTGGTTTGCGCGCAACAAAATGGGTTGCGCATAAAGTGATCATCTCACCGGCACCAATGAATAAAATCTTTTGATCTGCAATTTTTTCAAAGATACGTTCTGAGAGACGAACAGAGGCTGCAGCCATTGAAATAGAGTGCGCACCGATTTCAGTCGAGCCGCGTACTTCTTTAGCGACTGCAAACGTTTTCTGGAAAAGTTGATTGAGATAGGTTCCCAATACGCCGGCATCATTTGCAGTGCGAACCGCATCTTTCATTTGACCTAAGATTTGTGTCTCACCAATCACCATGGAATCTAAACCACACGCAACTCTGAAGGCGTGTCGCACTGCATCTGATTGCGGTAATGAGTAAATGTGAGGCTCAAGACTGCTTGGTGCAAGCTGTTGAGTTTTGGCTAACCAATCGAAAGTAGCTTCATGCAGAAGACCTGCGGCGCTGGCATCATTTGCGGCACAGTAGACCTCAGTGCGGTTGCAAGTTGACAAAATTGTGGCTTCGGGAAGCCCGGCCTGATTCGCGCCAACTAAATGTTGGCGAAGATCGTGCAACGCTTCTTGAAGAAATTCAGGGTCAAAGGCGACCTTTTCCCGAATGGCGACCGGCGCTGTGTGATGATTGATGCCGAGTGTCAACAACTTCATAATGGCAATTATAGATTTGATGGCAGCATTAATGGGGGTATCAATGGGGTTTTTGGCTTTTCTGGTGATTGGGGGTGTTTCTGGGGTGTCAGCCTGGATTTTTTACCCCGGAGCTTCTGGCGGGGTCAAGCCCGGCAGGATTCTGATGGCCTTCTTACTGGGGTCTATTGCAGCGGTTGCTAGCTCGTATGCAGGGCAATACTGGGAGCTTTTCCAATCCGGGCAAATCTTAGAGTGGGCCAGCGCTATTTTTGCTGCCTGTGCAGTCGGATGTGTTTTTACTGCTTTAGCTAAATAAGTCGGCCTGACTGTTCTCCACCCACTGAATAGGTGCGCTCTTTTGCTCAATCAGCCATTGATTGACTGTAGTGAAGTGATTGCAACTGGCCTTGCCACCAGGCTCCAAAAAAGGCTTATTCGTCTTGTATACGCCAAGTCCAGATGGATGGGAAGATTGCAAGATCAAAGGATTCTGACCGCTTTCTATGAGTGGTAGCTTAGATTGGGCATGACCACCCCATAGCATCCAGACAACATGTGGCCTTGTTTTGGATAAAGCGCTGATTAAATGATCAATGAAGCTTTTCCATCCCAGACCCGTATGACTGCCGGCCTCGCCGAGTTTGACGCTCAAAGCTGTATTGAGAAGTAGCACTCCTTGCTCGGCCCAGTTATGTAGATCGCCATTTGGTAAAGACCCAAAACCTTCTAATGCCAATGCTTTACTGATGTTGCGTAGTGAGCTGGGAAATCCTCGTGAATTGACTGCAATCTCAGCAGGTATCGAAAAGGCTAGCCCTTGCGCCAGCCCTGGCGAGTGGTAAGGGTCTTGACCCAAGATCACCACCTTTACAGAATTCACAGGACAAAGTTTGAGGGCTTTAAAAAAGTTCTGAGGCTCTGGTCGAACAACTTCAGTATCAAGAGCGGTCCGTAAATTTTTTTCAAGTGAGCACCAATCTGCTGACTCGAAGTAATTCCCTAGTAATTCTTGCCAATCTTTTGGGATATCGTCTTTTGAAAATAGTGCTTTCAATTTCGATCAGACATCTTTCTTAGGGGTTAGTTCATATTGCACAGGTAGCTGGGCGGATTGCATTGAAACCATGCGCTCGTGCTCTAGATCATCGCGATAGAAAGTAATGCGGGTATGCGAGTTTTCGGATAGGCTGCCTAAGATCCTGTCCCAGCGGGCGCCGGTGACGCGCTGCCCATCAATACTGGCCAGTAAATCACCGGCTGATAAGCCTGCTGCTTGGGCAATCCCGCCTTCCAGCACATGGGTAACCTTAAGCCAGCCATTGAGATCTGTATGGCGCATCCCAAACTGTAGCTTGAGCTTTTCCAGCGTGGATTGCGATTTTGTTTTTACGGAAATGAGATTTGAGCCTATCCATTTTTGCAGCGGAATATCTTCTGTGCCAAAAATATAGCGGGCCTTCATCTCATTCCAGATTTTGTTAAAACCATTACCTAGAAATTCAAAAATCAAAGCATCTAGTCCATCTTCTGTAATGCCGTCAAGGGTGACGCCATGTTTATTCCAAAGTAGGCGCATGAGGTCATCTAGAGATTGTTTATTTTTAGTGAATGCCCGAATCTGCAGATCAAGACCAAGTGCAACTAGGGCGCCTTTGCCGTAGTAGCTGACAACCGAATTTGGCGTGTTCTCATCCGCTTGGTAATACTTG
This region of Polynucleobacter sp. JS-JIR-II-50 genomic DNA includes:
- a CDS encoding tetratricopeptide repeat protein translates to MTLAVGYLQNGDLVGAEKLLKQSLTVAPRNSEALRLLGVTYAFKKDLQEALKALDKAIKIDPNNWLAHSNRGNVLKDLNQFDAALKSYDRTIALQPSYAEAYNNKGNLYQDLKRYEEAIRSYDQAIALQPNYAEAYSNAGNVLNKLNLLDLSLNAHEKAMHLGGDNVAAYISCKMQLCDWGGIQEQLQKIENGDIARKDLFYPFHALSICNSPDVLKDVTECYMRSQYPDKRELREFDKAIKNEKIRIGYFSPDFRNHAVSFLIAGLIEAHDKDRFELIAFSMGADESDEMRERLKGSFNQFIDISSKSDLQAAKLVREMKVDIGIDLGGITQNSRPSIFAYRAAPIQIGYLGYLGTMGAPYYDYIIADEVIIPAEYRDAYSEKIIYLPSYQANDPKREISDRIFTREEFGIPKESFVYCCFNNNYKFTPSILDSWSKILLQVGKGIMLLHAESDTVKKNLLSEFKARGIDSSRIFFAERLPRAEYLSRYRIANLFLDTSPYNAGTTASDALWAGLPVLTFLGRTFSARMGGSLLRAIGLPELICDSQKAYEDLAIALGLNPSRCTDIREKLAANRLNTPLFDIRGFAASLELGLSQAHERLLCDTAPDHIFVNP
- a CDS encoding glycosyltransferase, producing MTQPQIIYSLIHNKIGDAIKVQFIVATRVSLEDFYLKTATGKSLALYQSAELVVHVFPENKASLSAIYNSAIERFANEQCILVFAHDDLHITDFYWMHSVFNGLQHFGIVGCAGNISRIPFQPSWAFKNLDFEWDAPQNLSGIVGHGKQFPPEDLAVFGPPFQQAKLLDGLFLAAFSDTLKKSNLRFDERFNFHFYDMDFCRQAELLGVSMGTIPLSLVHESGGGFGSQGWNELYQKYIEKWGS
- a CDS encoding class I SAM-dependent methyltransferase codes for the protein MSQTPIHDAHNPDLLRLIPITSKRVIEIGCSSGALAREFKKIAPSAFYLGVEIEPSYAELAKRYCDEALVLNIEQADDVFWNSQGDKDCWVFGDTLEHLVNPWKVLGHIYQCLPVGGVVVACIPNAQHWSVQARLSIGDFRYEDDGILDRTHLRWFTRQTIIEMFHQAGFEIQEGVPRIFDELGRERFCL
- a CDS encoding MFS transporter, which codes for MSKQNSHSYRKVAIAACFGTFLEWYDFLTFATLAVVFAPLFFPSANPNTALLASLATFGVGMVVRPIGAALFGSMGDRIGRKPVFMITIALMGLATVSVGFLPTYAQVGIWAPVLLVALRLLQGLSAGGEIGGSAVYLTEHAGAKHRGFKTSFLQLMGPLGILFSTLQIALLRSQLSPEEFQSWGWRVPFWISIALLLIAFKARMALEETPVFLELIEKGHKTESQLLNNFKDPEIRKRMLLLFLCVSSSGAILFFCVQVYTSIFLKTTVQIPAILVDQLSIYATIALLPLTIFAGWLSDRLGRKPVVLTGLILGALFILPAFHLLEALGVGVNEGSSASAIAIAFTLIGLSGILALVVGPQTALLAELFPAKSRNSAATLPHNVAAGWIGGLLPFIVTWLNQQWGNSIAGLWYPTIFLAISAVIAVKYLPETRSKVLSD
- a CDS encoding phasin family protein, whose protein sequence is MNQDQITAKLSQINSKGLEATFSLSEAALENAQKLAELNYAASKDVLVNAQDGIQQVLTAKDPKQVTEMLNAETLQSAGNQAVAYQKKVSKVLRDSNKEFVNVVDASIDQLQDGFQDWINTVAANAPAGSETFLSSFKTVYGSALQGFEQFRAASKEAFATAEKTADQAIETVQGQIAQVKKAATPASRSRKAA
- a CDS encoding DNA recombination protein RmuC; this encodes MTFDLSSLLLFGLPFGVCAGLLVYALNLRSTLARVELQAQTELALGLSLRTERDQALQNAIRLEAELDSERKQGLGRIESLNEAKEALTNQFKNLANEILEDKSKRFTEQNAASLDALLKPLQTKLTEFKEQVSTSYSNEARERHALKSEIERLANLNLRMSDETRSLTQALKGDSKVQGNWGELVLESILESSGLRKGEEYLVQDSHTQADGSRLQPDVVIKLPEGRSLVVDSKVSITAYARHAETTDPTVAEQELAAHIQSLRQHIQGLSGKNYSSLYGVGSVDFVLMFVPIEPAFLLALKTAPNLYQEALAKNIVLVCPSTLMATLRTVAHLWRQDHQNRNALEIAKQCGNLYDKFVGFVDDLEKLGQRLDQAQTSYHDAFNKLKTGKGNLIRSAEKVRELGVKPSKNLSPPLIESSADFE
- the grxD gene encoding Grx4 family monothiol glutaredoxin; translated protein: MDSQAQIKEIVTSHPVVLFMKGTAQFPQCGFSGNAINILRASGVENLHTVNVLEDAGIRQGIKEFANWPTIPQLYINGEFIGGSDIMTEMFQSGELQKLVKA
- the prmC gene encoding peptide chain release factor N(5)-glutamine methyltransferase; the protein is MSDSALSPAETKILMAYILEKHYQLPRSALLSRDDLELNARALEEWKMLESKRIQGEPIAYLIGKRGFHNIELYVAPGVLIPRPETELLVEIGLHEIKRLNTPTKILDLGTGSGAIALAIAHEAPDAQLTATDQAMEALDIAKINAKLLNMKSRVQFFQGSWYEAIEADNSFDVILSNPPYITSQDHHLSQGDLRFEPISALTDHGNGLTCLENIISGAKYHLNTNGLLAVEHGFDQSEAVVALMKQADFQDIQTHLDLGGHYRVVSGRK
- the prfA gene encoding peptide chain release factor 1 codes for the protein MKPSMRAKLDHLDTRLAELNSLLTSEEATKDMDAYRKLTREHSDIATVVEQFGLYKQAEADAQAAEEMRKDPEMKDFADDEQKQALATMEELEGTLQKLLLPKDENDDRNVFLEIRAGTGGDESALFAGDLLRMYSRFAERQGWKVEMVSAAESDLGGYKEVVLRLVGQSVYSRLKFESGGHRVQRVPQTETQGRIHTSACTVAVMPEADELEAVKINPAELRIDTFRASGAGGQHINKTDSAVRITHLPTGTVVECQDDRSQHRNREQAMKVLVSRIMDAREREKHQLEAQTRKSLVGSGDRSDRIRTYNFPQGRITDHRINLTLYKIDAMMDGDIDDLCNALASEHQAELLAALGDN
- the hemA gene encoding glutamyl-tRNA reductase, translating into MKLLTLGINHHTAPVAIREKVAFDPEFLQEALHDLRQHLVGANQAGLPEATILSTCNRTEVYCAANDASAAGLLHEATFDWLAKTQQLAPSSLEPHIYSLPQSDAVRHAFRVACGLDSMVIGETQILGQMKDAVRTANDAGVLGTYLNQLFQKTFAVAKEVRGSTEIGAHSISMAAASVRLSERIFEKIADQKILFIGAGEMITLCATHFVARKPKNVAIANRTIERGQELADSISSQDVEAESFKLSELPGRLHEFDIIVSSTASSLPIIGLGMVESALKQRRHKPMVMIDLAVPRDFEPEISRLDDIYLYTVDDLGMMIQTGANLRQAAVSQAEAIIEDRVGNFMHWMQGRNAVPVIQDIQQQGERLRQLELERAMKRLMRGDDPQEVLNAMAQGLTNKFLHGSLHALQHSNGAERDALIKLLPKLFASHSKPEDH
- a CDS encoding uracil-DNA glycosylase, producing the protein MKALFSKDDIPKDWQELLGNYFESADWCSLEKNLRTALDTEVVRPEPQNFFKALKLCPVNSVKVVILGQDPYHSPGLAQGLAFSIPAEIAVNSRGFPSSLRNISKALALEGFGSLPNGDLHNWAEQGVLLLNTALSVKLGEAGSHTGLGWKSFIDHLISALSKTRPHVVWMLWGGHAQSKLPLIESGQNPLILQSSHPSGLGVYKTNKPFLEPGGKASCNHFTTVNQWLIEQKSAPIQWVENSQADLFS